A region of Lacinutrix sp. Hel_I_90 DNA encodes the following proteins:
- a CDS encoding sensor histidine kinase — translation MDFFNDNFYTLFYGWTLGSIFILSLITFFIYLKIKERSFLFYSLYAFCLNIYIGIRALDAISHSASIAVMEINLYINWPLQFVYYTLYLLFIRSFFNFKITQPKVDTLIIKFLWILGFTCFGFTLINVFVLSNTNTDLPYYFSEFIIYFYIPTFLPFVVYIIYKILQTKNPAKYYIILGGTSYVVSALVSMYYSVNDGFDFPIFFFMIGVQVEFVFFIIALGIKVYGIFKEKNKYQKQLISQLKENKKLIEYNNEILLERIELFAEKEIELELKHSISVLKSKVFRSQAHSHFIFNILNSIKGTIINDEKEKSIEQINNFSKLIRSILNHSWEEEISLEKEIEITQLYFALENQRFNNQITFSVTLHNRINSPELIMVPPFIIQPFIENAIWHGLANMEEDRKLDLSIEKQDQYLLIKVRDNGIGILKSLEIKRKRSINHKSMGIDITRERLKLFAQKCNENYDLFLENIGDEQNSKGTQVTIQIPYKTV, via the coding sequence TTGGATTTTTTTAATGACAATTTTTATACGCTGTTTTATGGATGGACACTAGGAAGTATTTTTATACTTTCCTTAATTACATTCTTTATTTATCTTAAAATAAAAGAAAGAAGTTTTCTGTTCTATTCACTATATGCTTTTTGTTTAAATATTTACATTGGTATACGTGCCCTAGATGCAATATCACATAGTGCAAGTATTGCTGTAATGGAAATTAATCTGTATATCAACTGGCCGCTTCAATTTGTTTATTATACGCTATATCTTCTTTTTATACGTTCCTTTTTTAATTTTAAAATAACCCAACCTAAAGTTGATACACTTATCATTAAATTTCTTTGGATCTTAGGGTTCACGTGTTTTGGGTTTACCCTAATTAATGTCTTCGTTCTCTCCAATACTAATACAGATTTGCCTTACTATTTTAGTGAATTTATAATATATTTCTATATCCCTACATTTCTGCCTTTTGTGGTATATATTATCTATAAAATCCTACAAACAAAAAACCCAGCGAAATACTATATAATTTTAGGAGGCACCAGTTACGTCGTATCTGCACTTGTTTCTATGTATTACTCTGTAAATGATGGGTTTGATTTTCCAATCTTTTTTTTTATGATTGGAGTTCAGGTTGAATTTGTATTTTTTATTATTGCACTAGGTATAAAAGTTTATGGCATATTTAAGGAAAAAAATAAGTATCAAAAACAATTAATAAGCCAGTTAAAAGAAAATAAAAAACTTATTGAGTATAATAATGAGATCCTTTTAGAGCGTATTGAATTGTTTGCTGAAAAGGAAATAGAGCTTGAATTGAAACATAGTATCAGCGTATTAAAATCTAAGGTATTTAGAAGTCAGGCCCACTCTCATTTTATCTTTAACATTTTAAACTCTATTAAAGGGACAATAATCAATGATGAAAAAGAAAAATCAATTGAACAAATCAATAATTTTTCAAAGTTGATAAGAAGTATCCTTAATCATTCTTGGGAAGAAGAAATCTCTTTGGAAAAGGAAATTGAAATCACACAACTTTATTTTGCTTTAGAAAATCAAAGGTTTAACAATCAAATTACATTTAGCGTAACACTACACAATCGCATTAACTCGCCAGAGCTTATTATGGTGCCTCCGTTTATTATACAGCCTTTTATTGAAAATGCCATTTGGCACGGATTAGCCAATATGGAAGAAGATAGAAAGCTCGATCTTAGTATAGAAAAACAAGACCAGTATTTGTTAATTAAGGTAAGGGATAATGGTATTGGTATTTTAAAATCGTTGGAAATAAAGCGTAAAAGAAGTATCAATCACAAATCGATGGGGATTGATATCACTAGAGAAAGATTAAAACTTTTTGCTCAGAAGTGCAATGAAAACTATGATCTTTTTTTAGAAAATATTGGTGACGAACAGAACTCTAAAGGCACTCAAGTTACGATTCAAATTCCTTATAAAACGGTATAA
- a CDS encoding LytTR family DNA-binding domain-containing protein has protein sequence MLRAIIVDDEQLSIDSLKWELSTHFSEIEVVFSTKSSNEAIKAINVFQPNLLFIDIQMPDMDGFQLLNQLEFRDFDIIFITAFDRYAIKALKVNATDYLLKPIDKEELGIAIKKVIKHQKEETLGENLKEILRNTRSNNDVKHSKIALHMEKKIILVEQKEILYCKSQGSYTYVFMHNGPKHLISKNLKQLFLSLDHNEFFRIHQSYLVNRKYIVEYYRGDGGEIILTNGKNLPVSRSKKNELLQHITN, from the coding sequence ATGCTAAGGGCAATTATAGTAGACGATGAACAACTCTCCATTGATAGTTTAAAATGGGAGCTTAGCACACATTTTTCTGAAATCGAAGTTGTTTTTTCTACAAAAAGCAGCAACGAAGCTATAAAGGCCATAAATGTTTTTCAACCAAATTTACTTTTTATAGACATCCAAATGCCTGATATGGATGGATTTCAGTTATTAAATCAACTTGAATTTAGAGACTTTGACATTATTTTTATTACAGCTTTTGATAGGTACGCTATTAAGGCACTGAAAGTAAATGCTACAGATTATTTATTGAAACCCATCGACAAAGAAGAATTGGGTATTGCCATCAAAAAAGTTATTAAACACCAAAAAGAAGAAACGCTCGGAGAAAATTTAAAAGAAATATTAAGAAACACGAGAAGTAACAATGATGTAAAGCATTCCAAAATAGCCCTTCATATGGAGAAAAAAATAATCCTTGTGGAGCAAAAGGAAATACTGTATTGTAAATCTCAAGGAAGTTATACTTATGTTTTTATGCATAACGGGCCAAAACATCTTATCTCTAAAAACTTGAAACAGTTATTTTTAAGCCTTGACCATAATGAGTTTTTTAGGATTCATCAGTCGTATTTAGTGAATCGAAAATATATTGTAGAATATTATAGAGGTGATGGTGGAGAAATAATTTTAACCAATGGAAAAAATTTACCAGTGTCTAGAAGCAAGAAAAATGAATTATTGCAACACATTACAAATTAA
- a CDS encoding sporulation-delaying protein SdpB family protein has protein sequence MIQHYKKAYNTISNHMFSNNPFTWVYGLSRTILALCVLIILSFSDTLVLFDQGMYNGQLGEKLFSNYNLFYVFGWENLGYSKAIAIVILLIVASGWRPRFTGILHWWVTASFFHASSLLEGGDQIAMILTLLLIPVTLLDHRKWHWQASDKFSEYKKFVGNLMFVLVAIQMSLLYLNAVTDKIYVSEEWKVGSAFYYYVNDAFFSYPEWMDPFMMNLLNSSIFVSAATWGTLLLELVLFAVIFSNKKTKLLVFPLGVMFHFFIILFLGLVSFFFAMLGGLILYLIPSETPPPVLKLKPIPFRIRNDKRENQVLSFFKWKNHLGKQGIKTNVAGKG, from the coding sequence ATGATACAACACTATAAAAAAGCTTATAATACTATAAGTAATCACATGTTTTCTAATAATCCATTTACCTGGGTGTATGGATTATCCAGAACAATACTTGCATTGTGCGTCTTAATTATTCTTTCATTTAGTGATACACTTGTATTATTTGACCAAGGGATGTACAACGGTCAATTAGGAGAGAAATTATTTAGCAACTATAACTTATTTTATGTCTTTGGTTGGGAGAACTTAGGGTATTCCAAAGCGATAGCAATTGTCATTTTACTAATTGTTGCCTCTGGATGGCGCCCAAGATTTACTGGAATATTGCATTGGTGGGTTACAGCTAGTTTTTTTCACGCTTCCAGTTTGTTAGAGGGCGGAGATCAAATAGCAATGATTCTTACCTTGTTATTAATTCCTGTTACTCTATTAGATCATAGAAAGTGGCACTGGCAGGCAAGCGATAAGTTTTCTGAATATAAAAAGTTTGTCGGAAATTTGATGTTTGTATTGGTTGCCATTCAGATGTCACTCTTGTATCTCAATGCAGTAACAGATAAAATCTATGTGTCTGAGGAATGGAAGGTAGGCAGCGCATTTTACTATTATGTTAATGATGCCTTCTTTAGCTACCCAGAGTGGATGGACCCATTTATGATGAATTTATTAAACAGTTCCATATTTGTCTCAGCAGCGACTTGGGGGACCCTTTTGTTAGAACTCGTATTATTTGCTGTAATTTTTTCTAATAAAAAAACCAAACTTTTAGTCTTTCCTCTCGGCGTTATGTTTCATTTTTTTATTATCCTATTCTTGGGATTGGTTAGTTTTTTCTTTGCTATGTTAGGCGGACTCATTCTATATTTAATCCCTTCAGAGACACCCCCGCCGGTATTAAAATTAAAACCAATACCTTTTAGAATACGAAATGATAAAAGAGAAAACCAAGTACTTTCTTTTTTTAAGTGGAAAAACCATCTAGGAAAACAGGGCATAAAAACAAATGTTGCTGGAAAAGGATGA
- a CDS encoding SdpA family antimicrobial peptide system protein, whose product MKHVLLLFGFVIVFGYLHINFITSLGDNVMNVSTAETKTIQTFFPQGWGFFTRDPREPKYRLYKIVAGELHLVNFRITSSDNYFGLSRKGSRIGLEVLRIKNKLPQSEAWEPSTIPLEKMPLKKMAYECVDPISGLLYIEEGNYILKEYQTTPWSWAKYQGPYSKNYKYIPFQLVKS is encoded by the coding sequence ATGAAACATGTACTTCTTTTGTTTGGATTTGTAATAGTATTTGGATACTTGCATATTAATTTCATTACCAGTTTAGGTGATAATGTCATGAATGTCTCTACAGCGGAAACAAAAACAATTCAGACCTTCTTTCCACAGGGTTGGGGTTTTTTTACCAGAGACCCTCGGGAGCCAAAATATAGACTGTACAAAATTGTGGCGGGAGAACTACACTTAGTAAACTTCCGTATTACTTCTTCAGATAATTACTTCGGACTCTCACGCAAAGGTAGCCGCATCGGGCTGGAAGTGCTTCGTATTAAAAATAAATTGCCTCAATCAGAGGCCTGGGAACCTTCTACTATTCCTCTTGAAAAAATGCCCCTGAAAAAAATGGCATATGAGTGTGTAGACCCCATATCCGGTTTATTATATATAGAAGAAGGAAATTATATACTCAAAGAATATCAAACCACGCCGTGGTCTTGGGCAAAGTATCAGGGACCCTATTCTAAAAACTATAAATACATTCCATTTCAATTGGTTAAATCATGA